Proteins encoded together in one Perognathus longimembris pacificus isolate PPM17 chromosome 8, ASM2315922v1, whole genome shotgun sequence window:
- the Calm2 gene encoding calmodulin-2, with the protein MADQLTEEQIAEFKEAFSLFDKDGDGTITTKELGTVMRSLGQNPTEAELQDMINEVDADGNGTIDFPEFLTMMARKMKDTDSEEEIREAFRVFDKDGNGYISAAELRHVMTNLGEKLTDEEVDEMIREADIDGDGQVNYEEFVQMMTAK; encoded by the exons AATTCAAAGAAGCTTTTTCACTATTTGACAAGGATGGTGATGGAACTATAACAACAAAGGAACTGGGAACTGTAATGAGGTCTCTTGGGCAGAATCCCACAGAAGCAGAGTTACAGGACATGATTAATGAAGTAGATGCTGATG GTAATGGCACAATTGACTTTCCTGAATTTCTGACAATGAtggcaagaaaaatgaaagacactGACAGTGAAGAAGAAATTAGAGAAGCATTCCGTGTGTTTGATAAG GATGGCAATGGTTATATTAGTGCAGCAGAGCTTCGCCATGTGATGACAAACCTGGGGGAGAAGTTAACAGATGAAGAGGTTGATGAAATGATCAGGGAAGCAGATATTGATGGTGATGGTCAAGTAAACTATGAAG agttTGTACAAATGATGACAGCAAAGTGA